A genomic region of Streptomyces sp. R33 contains the following coding sequences:
- a CDS encoding YtxH domain-containing protein encodes MRYKVTFVVGLALGYVLGTRAGRERYEQMKKSAREIAQNPAVRNAAETAGHTGREYAGKAFAVVGDKVGNAVPASLAGRVRGLRDRAGGGSEDEWGTSNT; translated from the coding sequence ATGCGGTACAAGGTCACGTTCGTGGTCGGACTGGCCCTCGGGTACGTGCTCGGAACGCGTGCGGGGCGCGAGCGCTACGAGCAGATGAAGAAGTCGGCGCGCGAGATCGCGCAGAACCCGGCGGTGCGCAATGCCGCCGAGACCGCCGGTCACACGGGCCGCGAGTACGCCGGGAAGGCCTTCGCCGTCGTCGGCGACAAGGTCGGCAACGCGGTCCCGGCGTCCCTGGCCGGACGGGTACGGGGACTGCGCGACCGGGCCGGCGGCGGCTCCGAGGATGAATGGGGCACCAGCAACACCTGA